The Streptomyces puniciscabiei genomic interval ACGCGTGCCGGGTACGACGGCCGGGACCGGCGGCGCGGGACCGTACCGGGGCAGGCCGACCAGCATGACGTACTGCTGCGCCGGCTGCGGGAGTTGGGCGAGCTGCACCGGGACGGGGTGCTCACGGACGAGGAGTTCGCGATGACCAAGGCGGCGGTGCTCAGGGGGTTCGGCTGAGTATGCCCGGCGGGTTCAGCTCAGCAGGTCCGGCTCGCTGCGGCTGATGTCCTGCCACAGGGGCTGGTAGTTGATCCAGGCCACCAGGTCGCCGCCGAGCTGTTCGCGGGTGGCGACGGCCGGCTTGTGGTCGATGAGGACCGGGCGGCCGGCCGCCCTGGCCGTCAGCTGCACCTGGCAGCACCGCTCCATGGACAGGAACCACCAGGCGGCGGCGTCCACCGAGTCGCCGACGGTGAGCGTGCCGTGGTTGCGCAGCACGAGCGCCTTGCGGGAGCCGAGGGCCCCGGCGATCCGGCGGCCTTCCTCGATGTCCACGGTGACGCCGGTGTAGGCGTCGTAGAGGGCAACGTCCTCGTAGAAGGCGCAGCTCTCCTGGGTGATGGGGTCGATCAGCTCGCCCAGCGCGGCGAGGGCGCGGCCGTACACGGAGTTGCAGTGGGCGACGGCGACGACGTCCGGGCGGGCGGCGTGGACCTGGGCGTGCACGGTGAACGCGGCCTGGTTAACGTGATAGCGGCCCTCGACGACCTGACCGTCCTGGTTGGCGAGGACGAGATCGCTGACGGTGACGTGCCTGAACGGCATCCCGAACGGGTTGACCCAGAAGCAGTCGGTGAACTCCGGGTCGCGGGCGGTGATGTGCCCGGAGACCCCGTCCTCGAGGCCCATCCGGCCGAAGATCCGCAGCGCACCGGCGAGCCGCTCCTTGCGGTGCCGGCGCTCGTCCGCCACCGAGTCGAACATCGGCGGCATGGCGAACCGCAGCTGGTCGGTGGGCAGCGGCAGGGGCGGGGTGGGCCCGTGCATAGGTCCTCCAGCACTGGGATTGCTCTACGAGCCGGAAGTTACCGCCGGTCAGCGCAAAAGGGCAGAGCCGTTTTGTAAAGATGACGTACGCGACGCAAACCCGACAGAAGATGTCGGGTTTGCCGGTGAGACTGGCGCGCATGACACGGATGAACTGGGCGGCCTTCAGCTCCGCCGAACCCGAGCTGGCGGCGACCGTCGAGCAGCGGTTTCGTGCCTTCCGGCACCACGTCCTCGCCACCCTCCGCAGGGACGGCTCGCCGCGCACGTCCGGCCTGGAGGCCGACTTCCGCGGCGGCGAGCTGTGGTTCGGCATGATGGCGGGCTCGCGGAAAGCCCTCGACCTGCGGCGCGACCCGCGTTTCGCGCTCCAGGCGAACCCGGGCGAGGGCACGGGGATGGGCGGCGGGGACGTACGGATCGCGGGGCGGGCGTACGAGGTCGAGGGCGAGCGGAAGTCCGGATACGCGAAAGAGGTGGAACCGCCGGAGCCGTTCCACCTCTTGCGCACCGAGTTGACGGAGGTCGTGCGGACCTACGTCGAGGACGACCGGTACCTGGTCGTCCAGGTCTGGACGCCCGGTGAGCCCGTGCGCATGATCAGGCGCACATAGGGGCTGCGGGAACCGTGGGGATCACTCCCACTCGATGGTGCCCGGCGGCTTCGAGGTCACGTCGAGGACGACACGGTTGACGTCCCGGACCTCGTTGGTGATCCGGGTCGAGATGCGGGCCAGGACGTCGTACGGCAGCCGGGACCAGTCGGCGGTCATGGCGTCCTCGGAGGACACCGGGCGCAGCACGATCGGGTGGCCGTAGGTGCGGCCGTCGCCCTGGACGCCGACGGAGCGGACGTCGGCGAGCAGCACCACCGGGCACTGCCAGATGTCCCGGTCGAGGCCGGCCGCGGTCAGCTCCTCGCGGGCGATGGCGTCGGCGTCGCGGAGCAGGTCCAGGCGCTCCTTCGTCACCTCGCCGACGATGCGGATGCCGAGGCCGGGGCCCGGGAACGGCTGGCGCTGGACGATCTCCTCCGGCAGGCCCAGCTCCTGGCCGACCATGCGGACCTCGTCCTTGAACAGCTTGCGCAGCGGCTCGATCAGCTTGAACTCGAGGTCCTCGGGCAGGCCGCCGACGTTGTGGTGCGACTTGATGTTCGCGGTGCCGGTGCCGCCGCCGGACTCGACCACGTCCGGGTACAGGGTGCCCTGGACCAGGAACTCCACGGCCGGGCCCTCGTCGGCGATGATGTCCGCCTGCGCCTGCTCGAAGACGCGGATGAACTCACGGCCGATGATCTTGCGCTTCTCCTCGGGGTCCGAGACGCCCTTGAGGGCGGTCAGGAAGCGCTCCTCGGCGTCCACGACGACCAGCTTGACGCCGGTCGCGGCCACGAAGTCCTTCTCGACCTGCTCGGTCTCGCCCTTGCGCATCAGGCCGTGGTCGACGTACACGCAGGTCAGCTGGTCGCCGATGGCGCGAGCGACGAGGGCCGCGGCGACGGCGGAGTCCACGCCGCCGGACAGACCGCAGATCGCGCGCTTGTCGCCGACCTGCTCACGGATCGCGGCGACCTGCTCCTCGATCACGTTGCCGGTCGTCCAGTTCGGCTTCAGGCCCGCGCCGCGGTACAGGAAGTGCTCCAGCACCTGCTGGCCGTGCGTGGAGTGCATGACCTCGGGGTGGTACTGGACGCCGTAGAGCTTCTTGTCGTCGTTCTCGAAGGCGGCGACCGGGACGACGTCCGTGGACGCGGTGACGGTGAAGCCCTCGGGGGCGGCGGAGCAGGCGTCGCCGTGCGACATCCACACGTGCTGCTCGTCCGGGGTGCCCTCGAAGAGGGTGGAGGACGTCCTGGAGACGTGCAGGTCGGTACGGCCGTACTCGCGGGCGCCGCTGTTGTCGACGGTGCCGCCGAGGACCTGCGCCATCAGCTGGAAGCCGTAGCACATGCCGAAGACGGGGACGCCGGCCTCGAAGATCTCGCGGTCGAGGCGGGGGGCGCCTTCCTCGTACACCGAGGAGGGGCCTCCGGAGAGGATGATCGCCGCCGGGTTCTTGGCGAGCATCTCCTGGACCGGCATGGTGCTCGGCACGATCTCGCTGTAGACCCGGGCCTCGCGGACGCGACGGGCGATGAGCTGGGCGTACTGCGCGCCGAAGTCGACGACCAGGACGGTGTCGGGGGTGGCGGCAGCGGAGGTCGCTGATGACACGATGTGCCTTCCGGCGGTTTGGGCGGGGGTCTGTGCTACCGATTCTAACGGGGTGTGCGCGGGGACAACTCAGGTCACCGCGGGCTCCGCCCCTGACCCCCGGCACCTCTGACCACCCGGTGGCCCGGCACGCGGGCCGCGGCCCGTCGGCCGGGGAGCGGGGCGGGGGTGGCTCGGTGGGCCGAGGCGTGGGTGAGGCAGCTCGGCGGGGCCCGGGGTTTTTGGGGGCAGCTCGGCGGGCCGGGTCTGGGTGGCGTGGTTCGGTCGGCAGGAACGGGGTGGAACGGCTCGGCCGGGCAGGTGCCGGGGTAACCCGACCGGGCACGGACAGGGACCACTCGGCCGGCCGGGAAGGAGCCGGGCGACTCAGCCGGCCAGAAACGAGGTGGAACGGCTCGGCCGGGCAGGTGCCGGGGTAACTCGACTGGGCAGGGGCAAGGGCGACTCGACCGGCCGGGAAGAGGCCCGGGCGGCTCAGCCGGCAAGAAACACGGAGTCGGACGGCTCGCTCGGACAGCGACAGGGAGCCCCTCGGCCGGCCGGGAAGGAGCCGAGGCGGCCCAGTCGGGGGCCGGCGGCTCGGTCCGCCAGGGGCAGGGACGGGCACTCGGCCAACCGGCAAGAGACCCCGGCAACCCAGTCGGGCAGAAACGGCGCGCGACCGCTCGCTCCGCCACGGACAGGGAGCCCCTCGGCCGGCCGGGAAGAGGCCCGGGCGGCTCAGCCGGCCAGAAACACGGAGTGGGACGGCTCGCTCGGACAGCGACAGGGAGCCACTCGGCCGGCCGGGAAGGAGCCGAGGCGGCCCAGTCGGGGGCCGGGCGGCTCGGTCCGCCAGGGGCAGGGACGGGCACTCGGCCAACCGGCAAGAGACCCCGGCAACCCAGTCGGGCAGAAACGGCGTGCGACCGCTCGCTCCGCCACGGACATGGTGAGCGGTCGGCCCGGAGGGGGCCAGGCCCTCGGTCGGTGGTAGGTGGGCCGTGGCATACTGGGCGCATGCTTCAGCACGCGACCTTCGTCTTTACCTATGGCATCCGGCCCGCCGGCTGCCATGGTCGTGCTGCTTGAGCGCAACGCCAAGCGACTTCCCAGGCGCCCCGGGCCGACAAGGCCCGGGGCGTCTGTCGTTTCCGGGTCCTGCCGTTCCGGGGCGTCCCGCCACCTTCACCAGGAGCCCCCGACATGACCACCACCACCCCGGAAGAGACCGTCTCGACCCCGGAAGAGACCATCGCCGACGCCCGTGAGCGCATCGACGTGCTCGACGACCGGATCATCGGTCTCATCCAGGAGCGGATGGCCGTCTCCGCCGTCGTCCAGCAGACCCGCATCGCCTCCGGCGGACGCCGGGTGCACCTCTCCCGTGAGATGGAGATCCTCGGCCGTTACAGGGAGGCCCTCGGCAAGCCGGGCACCGGCCTCGCCATGACCCTGCTCGAGCTGTGCCGGGGCCGCATCTGAGCGTCGTGTCCGAGCCGCACCGTGTACGAGAGGCGTGTCCGATCGTCGCGTCCACGCGCCGCGTCCGCGCGTCGTATCTGAGTTCGGGCGCCGTCTCACCCGTACGGCGCGTGACCGGCTCGCGCGGCGCTTCGTTGAGCGGGGTGTCCGTGCCAGCCAGGGGCGGGCCCGACAGAACCACGCGTGGCTCGCTGGAGCGATGAGGCGTACGGGTCGTGCCGTACGCCGTGGGACCTCGCTCCAGGGAAGTGACCGGACGGCAGGGGACAGCAGCCCGGTCACCCATGAGAACGGTCGGCTCCGGGGACGCCCGGGGCCGACCGGCGGAAAACTGCACATGCGCACCAGTGCCACGTCCCCGCACCGAGTCCCCGCACCGACAACGGCACGGCTGCACACCGTCCACCCCTCGGGAGCAGGACCACCCACCCCTCGGGATCAGGACCAAGGACCAGCGGCGCACCCCCCGGCGCCGCCCCGGGCACCGGCGCTGCCCTGACGCCGGTGCTGACCAGAAGAAGGGCCCCGCGGTCTCTCCGTCCCGCGGGGCCCTTCGTCACGCCCCGGCACACCGGGGAGCGTGTGGCCTACTTCACATCAACATCCCGTCGGATGACGCACAACCCTCCTCACGTGTCACGGGTCTCACCTACGCAACCAACGGCCATGCCCGTGCCCCACACACGCAGGCCTCCGACACGTGCTGCCGCGCGGCAGCACGCGAGCCCCACAAGAGGTCCTCGATGAAGCTTCGCCGCGCCATGACGACCGCGGCTGCGACGGCTGCCCTCGCGCCGTTCGCCCTGGTCTGCGCCCCTGCCGCGTTCGCCGACGACTCCCCGAGCGCCACGGTCAGCAGCCCGGACGCGACCGAGTCGACGCCCGCGGCCGACCCGAGCAGCAGCCCGGCCGCCGACACGAGCTCGCCCGCCGCCACGGCGTCGGACAGCCCGGCCGCCTCCGACTCGGCGAGCACCGGCACCTCGGCCTCCGCCTCCGCGTCCGAGTCGGCATCCGCGTCCGCCTCCGCGTCCACCTCCACCAGCCCCAGCGAGAGCGCCGAGCCCAGCGACGGGCCGACCACGCCGTCCGGGGTCTGCGAGGAGGACGACGCCCACTACAAGTCCAAGATCCACGCCTCGCTCAGCGGTCTGCCCGGCGAGATCGCCGTGGGCAGCGGCTGGCACCCCTTCACCCTCAGCGTCAAGAACCCGACGTCGAGCAACCTGAAGGACGTCATCTTCTACGCGGGTGTCGGTCCGAGCGACCCCAACGCCCAGTACGCCTTCCGGACCAGCCAGGTCCAGCTCCAGGTGAAGTACGACGGGGCCTGGTACGACGTCGAGGACGGCGCCGGTCACTCCAACGGCTACCTCGACCTCAGCAACATCAAGGCCGGCCAGACGGTCAACTACCAGCTCCGGCTGAACGTGAAGGCGGGCGCCCCGGTCGGCGAGGGCCTGACCATCGGTGGCGGGATGTACTTCGACGACGAGGAGAACTGCATCGGCACCGACCAGGCCAGCTACCTGATCAAGATCGTCAAGGCCGGTACGGACACCGACGGGACGAAGCCCCAGGAGGGCGGCCAGGTCCCGGTTCCCACCCAGAAGCCGAGCAAGACCAACACCCAGGACGTCACCGGCTCGCTCGCCGAGACCGGTTCCAGCTCCATGCTGCCGACCATCGGTCTGGTCGGCGGTGTCGCCGTCGTCGTCGGCGCCGGAGCGGTGTTCACCGTCCGCCGCCGCAAGGGCGCCGGTTCGAACACCGCCGCGTAAAGCGACGCCGCCGCGCAAGCGCGGTCGTATGCCGAAGGGGCCTGCGCCAGGAGGGGGGCGCAGGCCCCTTCGGCGTACCCGCGCTACTTCTTCGGCGGTACCGCCGGCATCCCCAGGAACGGCAGGCGCAGCGCGCCGAACGCCTCCGGGGGAACCGCCGGGGCCTCGGGCTCCACCGGCTTCAGCCGCTCGTACGCCGCCCCCTGTGCCGGACGCGGGTCCTCCTCCCCCTTGTTCGGCCAGAAGGACATCGCGCGCTCGGCCTGCGCGGTGATGGTCAGCGAGGGGTTCACGCCCAGGTTCGCCGAGACCGCGGCGCCGTCCACGACGGAGATGCCCGGGTGGCCGTAGAGGCGGTGGTAGGGGTCGATCACGCCGGTCTCCGCGGAGTCGCCGATGGGGCAGCCGCCGAGGAAGTGCGCGGTGAGCGGGGTGCCCATCAGCTCGCCGACGTTGCTGCCGGCGAAGCCGTTGATCTCGGCGGCGAGCGCGGAGGCGGCCTCGGTGGCGGCCCTGATCTGCTTCGGGTTCGGCGCGCCGTGCCCCTGCCGCGCGGTGAGCAGGCCCTTGCCGACGCCGCCGGGCTTCAGATACGTCGTCAGGGAGTTGTCCAGCGACTGCATCACCAGGCCGATGATGGTCCGCTCGGACCAGCGCCGGTTGGACAGGGAGCGCAGGACCAGGAGCGGATGCCGGGCCGCGTTCGCCAGCCAGGCCAGCGCGCGGGAGGAGCCCTCGGCGTAGGGGACCTGGAGGATGGACAGGCCGCCCATCGAGTTGGAGCCCTTGCCGTAGCGGACCGGCTCGATGTGGGTGTTCTCGTCGGGGTGGATCGAGGACGTGATGGCCACGCCCCGCGTGAAGTCGGCCCTGGGCTCGCCGGTCGCCTTGCGATAGCGGCGGTCGTCGGTCTGCGCGCCCACCAGCGCCTCGGAGTTGGTGCGGGTCAGGTCGCCGAGCCGGGCGGAGAGGTACGGCAGCCGGCCGCCGGCCTTCATCCGGTGCAGCAGGGTCTGTGTGCCGTAGGTGCCGGCCGCGAGGACGACGCGGCGCGCGGTGAAGAGCCGGCCCTCGCCCTTCTTCTTCCGGTCCGTCGGCAGGGTCGCCACGGCGTACCCGCCGCGTGAGTCGTCCGTGACGGACACGACCGTCGTCATGGGGTGGACCACCGCGCCCGCCTTCTCGGCGAGGTGGAGGTAGTTCTCGTTCAGGGTGTTCTTCGCGCCGTGCCGGCAGCCGGTCATGCACTCGCCGCACTCGGTGCAGGCGTTGCGGGACGGACCGGCGCCGCCGAAGTACGGGTCGTTCACCTGCTCGCCGGGCCTGGCCTTCGCCTTGCCGTCCGCGTCCTTGCCGTCGCCGAAGAACACGCCGACCGGGGCGAGATGGAAGGTGTCGCCGACGCCCATCCGCTCGGCCGCCGCCTTCAGGTGCACGTCGGAGGGCGTCATCGTCGGGTTGAGCCGTACGCCGAGCATGCGCTGGGCCTGGTCGTAGTACGGCTTCAGCTCCTCCTGCCAGTCGGTGATGTCCCGCCACTGGGGGTCGTCGAAGAAGGCCTTCGGCGGTACGTAGAGGGTGTTGGCGTAGTTGAGCGAGCCGCCTCCGACGCCTGCGCCGGCGAGGACCATGACGTTGCCGAGCAGGTGGATGCGCTGGATGCCGAACATGCCGAGCCTGGGGGCCCAGAGGTAGTTCTTCAGGTCCCAGGAGTTCTTGGGCAAGGTGTCGCGGGTGAAGCGGCGGCCTGCTTCGAGCACGCCGACCCGGTATCCCTTCTCGGTCAGGCGGAGGGCGGACACGGAACCGCCGAACCCCGATCCGACCACGATGACGTCGTAGTCGTACCCGTCCTCGTCCCGGGTCTGGACAGACTTCTCCTGCGACACGTGCTCTCCTCGTCGAGAACGGGGGGTTTGCGAACGGGGTTGGCGGGGATCGGGACTTCTAGCGGAACCGGAATGTCTTCATCAGGCGCAGACTCGTGCTCATGAAGCGGGCGTACGCCTCGTCCGTCATGCCCAGCGACGGCGCCATCGGCAGCAACCGCTGCTGGGCCACCGTCTGGGCCTCCGTGTACTTGAGGATGCCCTCGGAGCCGTGGCGGCGGCCGAGACCGGAGTCCTTCATGCCGCCCATCGGGGACTGGACGCTGCCGTAGGCGGGGGCGTAGCCCTCGTTGACGTTGACCGTGCCGGTGCGCAGTCGGGCGGCGACCTCGCGGCCGCGCCGGGCGCTGGTCGTCCAGACCGAGGAATTGAGGCCGTACGGCGTGGCGTTGGCGCGCTCGATCGCCTCGTCGTCGCTCTTGAACCGGTAGATGGAGACGACCGGGCCGAAGGTCTCCTCCTCGCAGACGGCCATGGAGTCCTCGACGCCGTCGAGGATGGTCGGCTCGAAGAAGTAGGGGCCGATGTCGGGGCGGGCCCGGCCGCCCGCGAGCACCTTCGCGCCCTTGGCGACGGCCTCCTCCACATGCCGCTCGACGGTCTTCAGCTGGCGCTCGCCGACCAGCGAGCCCATGTCGGCGCCGTAGGCGAGGGAGTTGCCGAGCCGCATGGCCCTGGTGCGGGCGGCGAAGCGCTCCAGGAAGGCGTCGGCGACCGACTCGTGGACGTACAGCCGCTCGATGGAGATGCAGAGCTGGCCGGCGGAGGAGAAGCAGGCGCGCACGGCTCCGGCGGCGGCCTTCTCGATGTCGGCGTCGTCGAGGACCAGCATGGCGTTCTTGCCGCCGAGTTCGAGGGACACTCCGACCAGGCGGGCCGCCGCTCCTTGCGCGACCTCGCGCCCTGTGCGGGTGGAGCCGGTGAAGGAGACGTAGTCGGCGTGCCGGACGACCTCCGGGCCGACGACCGGGCCCTCGCCCAGCACCACCTGGAAGACGCCCTCGGGCAGACCGGCCTCGATGAGCAGGTCGCGGGCCCACAGCGCGGTGAGGCAGGTCTCGGTGTCCGGCTTCATCACGACCGCGTTGCCGGCGACGAAGGCGGGCAGCGCGTCGCCGACCGACAGTTCCAGGGGGTAGTTCCAGGGGGCGATCTGGCCGATGACGCCGCGCGGGTGGCGGAGTTCGGTGACCTTCGTGAGTGTCGGGACGGCGCCGGTGTGCCGCCTGGGCCGCAGGTAGGCGGGGGCCTTGCGGCCGTAGTGACGGGCGGCGACGGCGACGGCCTGCACCTCCTCGTGCGCGTGCAGCCGGGCCTTGCCGGTCTCCAGCTGGATCAGGTCGAGCACCTCGGCCTGACGCTGCAGCACCAGGTCGTGGAAGCGGAGCAGGACGGCGGCCCGCTGCCGTACGGGGGTCTTCTC includes:
- a CDS encoding class II aldolase/adducin family protein, coding for MHGPTPPLPLPTDQLRFAMPPMFDSVADERRHRKERLAGALRIFGRMGLEDGVSGHITARDPEFTDCFWVNPFGMPFRHVTVSDLVLANQDGQVVEGRYHVNQAAFTVHAQVHAARPDVVAVAHCNSVYGRALAALGELIDPITQESCAFYEDVALYDAYTGVTVDIEEGRRIAGALGSRKALVLRNHGTLTVGDSVDAAAWWFLSMERCCQVQLTARAAGRPVLIDHKPAVATREQLGGDLVAWINYQPLWQDISRSEPDLLS
- a CDS encoding pyridoxamine 5'-phosphate oxidase family protein, with amino-acid sequence MNWAAFSSAEPELAATVEQRFRAFRHHVLATLRRDGSPRTSGLEADFRGGELWFGMMAGSRKALDLRRDPRFALQANPGEGTGMGGGDVRIAGRAYEVEGERKSGYAKEVEPPEPFHLLRTELTEVVRTYVEDDRYLVVQVWTPGEPVRMIRRT
- the guaA gene encoding glutamine-hydrolyzing GMP synthase translates to MSSATSAAATPDTVLVVDFGAQYAQLIARRVREARVYSEIVPSTMPVQEMLAKNPAAIILSGGPSSVYEEGAPRLDREIFEAGVPVFGMCYGFQLMAQVLGGTVDNSGAREYGRTDLHVSRTSSTLFEGTPDEQHVWMSHGDACSAAPEGFTVTASTDVVPVAAFENDDKKLYGVQYHPEVMHSTHGQQVLEHFLYRGAGLKPNWTTGNVIEEQVAAIREQVGDKRAICGLSGGVDSAVAAALVARAIGDQLTCVYVDHGLMRKGETEQVEKDFVAATGVKLVVVDAEERFLTALKGVSDPEEKRKIIGREFIRVFEQAQADIIADEGPAVEFLVQGTLYPDVVESGGGTGTANIKSHHNVGGLPEDLEFKLIEPLRKLFKDEVRMVGQELGLPEEIVQRQPFPGPGLGIRIVGEVTKERLDLLRDADAIAREELTAAGLDRDIWQCPVVLLADVRSVGVQGDGRTYGHPIVLRPVSSEDAMTADWSRLPYDVLARISTRITNEVRDVNRVVLDVTSKPPGTIEWE
- a CDS encoding chorismate mutase; protein product: MTTTTPEETVSTPEETIADARERIDVLDDRIIGLIQERMAVSAVVQQTRIASGGRRVHLSREMEILGRYREALGKPGTGLAMTLLELCRGRI
- a CDS encoding LAETG motif-containing sortase-dependent surface protein encodes the protein MKLRRAMTTAAATAALAPFALVCAPAAFADDSPSATVSSPDATESTPAADPSSSPAADTSSPAATASDSPAASDSASTGTSASASASESASASASASTSTSPSESAEPSDGPTTPSGVCEEDDAHYKSKIHASLSGLPGEIAVGSGWHPFTLSVKNPTSSNLKDVIFYAGVGPSDPNAQYAFRTSQVQLQVKYDGAWYDVEDGAGHSNGYLDLSNIKAGQTVNYQLRLNVKAGAPVGEGLTIGGGMYFDDEENCIGTDQASYLIKIVKAGTDTDGTKPQEGGQVPVPTQKPSKTNTQDVTGSLAETGSSSMLPTIGLVGGVAVVVGAGAVFTVRRRKGAGSNTAA
- a CDS encoding GMC family oxidoreductase N-terminal domain-containing protein, whose protein sequence is MSQEKSVQTRDEDGYDYDVIVVGSGFGGSVSALRLTEKGYRVGVLEAGRRFTRDTLPKNSWDLKNYLWAPRLGMFGIQRIHLLGNVMVLAGAGVGGGSLNYANTLYVPPKAFFDDPQWRDITDWQEELKPYYDQAQRMLGVRLNPTMTPSDVHLKAAAERMGVGDTFHLAPVGVFFGDGKDADGKAKARPGEQVNDPYFGGAGPSRNACTECGECMTGCRHGAKNTLNENYLHLAEKAGAVVHPMTTVVSVTDDSRGGYAVATLPTDRKKKGEGRLFTARRVVLAAGTYGTQTLLHRMKAGGRLPYLSARLGDLTRTNSEALVGAQTDDRRYRKATGEPRADFTRGVAITSSIHPDENTHIEPVRYGKGSNSMGGLSILQVPYAEGSSRALAWLANAARHPLLVLRSLSNRRWSERTIIGLVMQSLDNSLTTYLKPGGVGKGLLTARQGHGAPNPKQIRAATEAASALAAEINGFAGSNVGELMGTPLTAHFLGGCPIGDSAETGVIDPYHRLYGHPGISVVDGAAVSANLGVNPSLTITAQAERAMSFWPNKGEEDPRPAQGAAYERLKPVEPEAPAVPPEAFGALRLPFLGMPAVPPKK
- a CDS encoding succinic semialdehyde dehydrogenase, whose product is MTDTQAPDSTGTNPLAPAPEGVRTAADVVTPELVAQLTKGVVGSGRTANHTPFTGEKLADLPESTPEDVQKAFEAARSAQAVWEKTPVRQRAAVLLRFHDLVLQRQAEVLDLIQLETGKARLHAHEEVQAVAVAARHYGRKAPAYLRPRRHTGAVPTLTKVTELRHPRGVIGQIAPWNYPLELSVGDALPAFVAGNAVVMKPDTETCLTALWARDLLIEAGLPEGVFQVVLGEGPVVGPEVVRHADYVSFTGSTRTGREVAQGAAARLVGVSLELGGKNAMLVLDDADIEKAAAGAVRACFSSAGQLCISIERLYVHESVADAFLERFAARTRAMRLGNSLAYGADMGSLVGERQLKTVERHVEEAVAKGAKVLAGGRARPDIGPYFFEPTILDGVEDSMAVCEEETFGPVVSIYRFKSDDEAIERANATPYGLNSSVWTTSARRGREVAARLRTGTVNVNEGYAPAYGSVQSPMGGMKDSGLGRRHGSEGILKYTEAQTVAQQRLLPMAPSLGMTDEAYARFMSTSLRLMKTFRFR